The Budorcas taxicolor isolate Tak-1 chromosome 25, Takin1.1, whole genome shotgun sequence genome includes a region encoding these proteins:
- the LOC128068568 gene encoding LOW QUALITY PROTEIN: pregnancy-associated glycoprotein 2-like (The sequence of the model RefSeq protein was modified relative to this genomic sequence to represent the inferred CDS: inserted 1 base in 1 codon; substituted 1 base at 1 genomic stop codon) — MKWLGLLGLVTLSECVVIIPLMKMKTMRETLXGKNLLNNFLEEQAYHLSQNSSHDQKFLSHPLKNLMDLVYFCNITTGTPPKEFWVLFDTGSSKLWVPSINCSSPACYTHITFNPEESSTFRYTNKSFNIISVSGRMSAELGYDTVWIGNLVSIAQPFGLSLEEFGFSHVPFDGILGLSYPSFSTPEITPIFDNLEEQGVISEPAFAFYLSTXKESGSVGMIDGVDHADYNGELNWVPVTKVGYWQITMDSISVNGMVIGCSGGCQALVDIGTSLLIGPSRVVTNIQKLIDAIASKDHEHVVSCQSIGALPPFIFTINGTDYPVPPQVDIRYSAGNSILDSTHMVPLRVVQRGAGGTLGVMRSTDEEGIRSSQNVCISSIRGGTEDLHSSETWILGDVFLRLCFSCHFASDSPVWIPEPSSSGSSKRLPLTSSDAGEDAIHLGHMSRVYVPDHFGNALDYDRHVESERGPVAELINKEKDDISCEIK; from the exons ATGAAGTGGCTTGGGCTCCTTGGGCTGGTGACCCTCTCAGAGTGTGTAGTCAT AATCCCTCTAATGAAGATGAAGACCATGCGAGAAACTC ATGGAAAAAACTTGCTGAACAATTTCCTGGAGGAACAAGCTTATCACCTGTCCCAGAATTCCTCTCATGACCAGAAATTCTTATCTCACCCCCTGAAGAATTTAATGGAT CTAGTCTATTTTTGTAACATCACCACTGGGACACCCCCTAAGGAGTTCTGGGTCCTCTTTGACACCGGCTCATCTAAACTGTGGGTGCCTTCCATCAACTGTTCCAGTCCTGCCTGTT ATACACATATTACCTTCAACCCTGAAGAGTCCTCCACCTTCCGGTATACAAACAAGTCCTTCAACATCATAAGCGTGTCTGGGAGGATGAGCGCAGAGCTTGGCTATGACACCGTTTGG aTTGGCAACCTTGTTAGCATTGCTCAGCCATTTGGCCTGAGCCTGGAGGAGTTCGGGTTCAGTCATGTGCCCTTTGATGGCATCCTGGGCTTGAGCTACCCCAGCTTCTCCACCCCAGAGATAACCCCCATCTTTGACAACCTGGAGGAACAAGGTGTCATTTCTGAGCCTGCCTTTGCCTTCTACTTGAGCACGTAA AAGGAGAGTGGTAGCGTGGGGATGATTGATGGAGTGGACCACGCTGACTACAATGGAGAGCTCAACTGGGTACCAGTGACCAAAGTTGGGTACTGGCAGATAACCATGGACAG CATCTCTGTGAACGGGATGGTGATTGGTTGTTCCGGTGGATGTCAGGCCCTTGTGGACATCGGGACCTCTTTGCTGATTGGCCCAAGTAGAGTGGTCACCAACATCCAGAAACTCATCGATGCTATTGCCTCCAAGGATCACGAG CATGTGGTTTCATGTCAGAGCATTGGGGCCCTGCCTCCTTTCATCTTCACGATCAACGGCACTGACTACCCTGTGCCCCCTCAAGTCGATATTCGATACTCGGCAG GCAACTCTATACTGGATTCCACGCACATGGTACCCCTTAGGGTTGTGCAAAGGGGTGCTGGGGGCACATTAGGGGTGATGAGGTCTACAGATGAAGAGGGCATCAGG AGTTCTCAGAACGTCTGTATTAGCAGCATTCGAGGGGGCACAGAGGACTTGCACTCCTCGGAGACCTGGATCCTGGGTGATGTCTTCCTGAGGCTGTGTTTCTCG TGCCACTTTGCAAGTGACAGCCCCGTGTGGATTCCTGAGCCATCCTCCTCAGGGTCCAGCAAGCGCCTTCCTTTGACCTCCAGTGATGCTGGGGAGGATGCCATTCAT CTTGGCCATATGTCCCGGGTATATGTGCCCGACCACTTTGGGAATGCCCTGGATTATGATCGACATGTGGAGAGTGAAAGAGGTCCAGTTGCAGAGCTGATAAACAAGGAAAAG GATGATATCAGCTGTGAAATCAAGTAA